In the Pygocentrus nattereri isolate fPygNat1 chromosome 19, fPygNat1.pri, whole genome shotgun sequence genome, one interval contains:
- the ap1m1 gene encoding AP-1 complex subunit mu-1 yields the protein MSASAVYVLDLKGKVLICRNYRGDVDMSEIEHFMTLLMDKEEEGTLSPILAHGGVRFMWIKHNNLYLVATSKKNACVSLVFSFLYKIVQVFSEYFKELEEESIRDNFVIIYELLDELMDFGYPQTTDSKILQEYITQEGHKLDTGAPRPPATVTNAVSWRSEGIKYRKNEVFLDVIESVNLLVSANGNVLRSEIVGSIKMRVFLSGMPELRLGLNDKVLFENTGRGKSKSVELEDVKFHQCVRLSRFENDRTISFIPPDGEFELMSYRLNTHVKPLIWIESVIEKHSHSRIEYMIKAKSQFKRRSTANNVEIHIPVPTDADSPKFKTTVGSVKWVPENSEIVWSIKSFPGGKEYLMRAHFGLPSVEAEDKEGKPPISVKFEIPYFTTSGIQVRYLKIIEKSGYQALPWVRYITQNGDYQLRTQ from the exons GTCCTGATCTGCCGTAACTACCGCGGCGATGTGGACATGTCTGAGATCGAGCACTTCATGACCCTGCTGATGGATAAAGAAGAGGAGGGGACTCTCTCCCCCATCCTGGCCCACGGAGGAGTGCGTTTCATGTGGATCAAACACAACAACCTCTACC TTGTTGCTACATCTAAGAAAAATGCCTGCGTGTCCTTGGTTTTCTCTTTCCTGTATAAAATCGTTCAG GTGTTCTCAGAGTACTTCAAGGAGCTGGAAGAGGAGAGCATCAGGGATAACTTTGTCATCATTTATGAGCTGCTGGATGAGCTGATGGACTTTGGCTACCCACAAACGACAGATAGCAAGATTCTCCAGGA ATATATCACACAAGAAGGGCACAAGTTGGACACAGGCGCCCCACGGCCCCCTGCCACGGTGACCAACGCTGTGTCCTGGAGGTCAGAGGGTATAAAGTACAGGAAGAATGAGGTTTTCCTGGACGTCATTGAGTCAGTGAACCTCCTG GTGAGTGCGAATGGAAATGTCCTGCGCAGTGAGATTGTGGGCTCCATTAAAATGCGAGTGTTTCTCTCAGGCATGCCAGAGCTGCGATTGGGCCTCAACGACAAGGTCCTGTTTGAAAACACTGGAC GAGGGAAGAGCAAGTCTGTGGAGCTGGAAGATGTGAAGTTCCATCAGTGTGTGCGTTTGTCCCGTTTCGAGAACGACCGCACCATCTCCTTCATCCCTCCAGACGGAGAGTTTGAGCTCATGTCTTACCGCCTCAACACACAT GTGAAGCCACTGATCTGGATCGAGTCTGTGATTGAGAAGCATTCGCACAGCAGGATTGAGTACATGATAAAG GCTAAATCACAGTTCAAGCGGCGCTCTACAGCCAATAATGTGGAGATCCACATCCCTGTACCCACAGACGCAGACTCACCCAAGTTTAAGACCACCGTGGGCAGTGTGAAGTGGGTCCCAGAGAATAGCGAGATTGTCTGGTCCATCAAATCTTTCCCT GGAGGTAAGGAGTATCTGATGAGAGCTCACTTCGGTTTGCCAAGTGTGGAAGCAGAAGATAAAGAAGGAAAGCCACCGATCAGCGTCAAGTTTGAGATTCCGTACTTCACCACCTCTGGAAtacag GTGCGCTACCTGAAGATCATTGAGAAGAGCGGATACCAGGCGCTGCCGTGGGTCCGATACATAACCCAGAATGGAG ATTATCAACTCCGGACCCAGTAG